In a single window of the Olivibacter sp. SDN3 genome:
- a CDS encoding S41 family peptidase yields the protein MGSSIFNQLLPVFFILLVLASSCKKDPASIDTGNTLQTPTDDRVALTNDSIFLYAKEIYYWNEQLPTYDTFNPRRYTTGSSNLANYEQNLLDLTEQHEGTVSGAPKFSYIEDVSDQDGGASAGIRNLINGVNLQGEGNDIGIYFVSAVGASDNDYELFIKAVYPGSPASEAGLTRAATITKINDTEIGSNFNRDLQVINNELLSDPFMVRLAGKRTDGSDYEVNLVSARYESSPIYKSSVIERNGENIGYLAYARFSDSDNSVEVLNEAFNEFAIKDVEDLIIDLRYNGGGYVSTAEHLINLIVPPSASGTMFSEHYNTMMQNGQAEILKNQPVRNSSGEIIGTDTYFGRYTVEANTRTFAKAGNLNGVKNVVFLVTDNTASSSELVINSLRSTTSGVTVQLVGTTTYGKPVGFFPVRIEGIYDLYLTSFSTKNAEEEGDYYSGFTPGNEISGTNMLRGEDDLDIATYDFGDERELYIAEALRLLSPSGSSTTSERGMMSLRGQQVSASSVGLMRSLGKHKEFKGMIETGNR from the coding sequence ATGGGTTCTAGCATATTCAATCAATTACTCCCGGTTTTTTTTATACTACTTGTTTTAGCAAGCTCATGTAAGAAAGATCCTGCCTCTATTGATACGGGAAATACACTTCAAACTCCAACAGACGATAGAGTAGCACTTACCAATGACTCCATTTTTCTTTATGCTAAAGAAATTTATTATTGGAACGAGCAGTTACCTACTTACGATACTTTTAACCCTAGAAGGTATACTACAGGCTCTTCTAATTTAGCAAACTATGAGCAGAACTTATTGGATCTTACCGAACAGCATGAGGGTACGGTTTCGGGCGCACCTAAATTCTCTTATATAGAAGATGTTTCCGATCAAGACGGGGGAGCAAGTGCCGGTATCAGAAATCTCATCAATGGTGTAAATTTACAGGGAGAGGGGAATGACATCGGTATTTATTTTGTCTCCGCTGTTGGTGCAAGCGACAATGATTATGAATTGTTTATTAAAGCGGTATATCCAGGTTCTCCTGCTTCAGAAGCGGGTTTGACAAGAGCTGCCACTATAACAAAAATTAATGATACAGAGATTGGCTCGAATTTTAATCGTGATCTACAGGTGATCAATAATGAATTGCTGTCTGATCCTTTTATGGTTCGTCTAGCGGGTAAAAGAACAGATGGTTCTGATTATGAGGTAAATCTTGTTAGCGCTCGATATGAAAGTAGCCCTATATATAAGTCATCTGTGATCGAGAGAAATGGGGAAAATATAGGCTATTTAGCTTATGCTCGTTTTTCGGATAGCGATAATTCTGTAGAAGTGTTGAACGAGGCGTTCAATGAGTTTGCTATTAAAGATGTAGAAGATCTTATTATTGATTTGCGTTATAATGGAGGAGGTTATGTGAGTACAGCGGAACATTTAATTAATCTTATTGTTCCTCCGAGTGCTTCGGGTACCATGTTTTCCGAACACTATAACACCATGATGCAGAACGGACAGGCCGAAATTTTGAAAAATCAGCCAGTAAGAAATAGTAGTGGCGAAATCATAGGTACAGATACCTATTTTGGCCGTTATACTGTTGAAGCTAATACAAGAACTTTTGCTAAGGCAGGCAATCTAAACGGAGTTAAAAACGTTGTTTTTCTGGTAACTGATAATACAGCTTCATCCAGTGAGCTGGTGATTAATTCTTTAAGGTCTACAACCTCAGGAGTAACTGTACAATTGGTTGGCACCACCACATACGGTAAGCCGGTCGGTTTTTTTCCAGTACGCATAGAAGGGATTTACGACTTATATTTAACAAGCTTTTCTACCAAAAACGCCGAAGAAGAAGGAGACTATTATAGCGGTTTTACTCCAGGAAATGAAATTTCGGGAACTAATATGCTCAGAGGCGAAGATGATCTCGATATCGCCACTTACGATTTTGGTGATGAACGCGAATTGTATATTGCTGAAGCACTTCGACTACTAAGCCCTTCAGGTTCAAGTACTACAAGTGAACGTGGAATGATGTCACTTAGGGGCCAACAGGTTAGCGCTTCGTCTGTAGGACTTATGCGCAGCCTAGGTAAACATAAAGAATTTAAAGGGATGATCGAAACAGGTAACAGATAG